The DNA region ACGTGGGAACGGGAGGTTCATCGCCCTGGAGTCGCATGGGTCGGCCTTCCTGATTCCCCTGGTTGGTGACGGCACCCCGGTCAAAGGGCCGACGTCCGAGGCCCTTTCCTCTATCCGGTGAATCGCTCTGCGATTGCTCCGGTTCTTCCGGTTTTTCTTCTTCGATATTCTCCCCGTCGAAGGGACCTTCCTGGCCCGATTCCAGCCGGATCGATCCTCCCCGGATGGACATGTTGTTTTCCGTACCCACCCAGACCGGGATGAGATCCTCCTCCGTAATATCCGGCATTCGGACAATGTGGGGTGTCATGGTCAGGATCAGGTCGGTCCGTTTGTAGGAGTTCTGAGTGGAGGAGAAGAGGGATCCCAGGAGGGGGATGTCCTGAAGCCAGGGGAATCCGCTTTTGGCGCTGGAGGTGTCATTTCGGATCAGGCCGGCAAGCAGGTTTGTCTCTCCATCCCGAAGACGGATAACCGAGGTGATCGTGCGTGTGGAAATCGTGGGGGGGAGGTAACTGGAATCTCCTCCGGATGAGGGGGCAGCAGAGGATACTTCCACTTTCAGCTTCAGAGTGACTTCCCGGTTGTGGTGGACCCGGGGTTCCAGGTCGATTTTGATTCCGACATCCGTGTACTGATAGGACGTGTAAGGATAGTATCCTCCGGTGGTCGTACCCTGGTTATACCCCTGGAACTGGGCTGTTGCGATGGGAATCCTGTCCCCGATATGGAGCTGAGCTTTCTCACCTTCGGAAATTCTCAGCTGGGGCTTGGCCAGCAGTTCGGCTTCACTGGCATTTTTTACGAGGTTCAGTGTGATGGAGGGAATCGTAATGTTCCAGTTGTCATGTCTGATCTGTCCAATGTCTCCGATGGAGATCGTGTTGCTCTCTTCTCCGGTGTCATACCCCAGGTTGAATGAATAGTTCGATAATTGCGTGCCGATTTCCCGAAACTTGTTCGTATCCACCTGAAGGATCTCGACGTCAATCACGACCTCCGCCTTGGCTTTGTCGTTGGCATCGATAATACGCTTGGCGATGGCCACCTTATCCGCGGTGTCCCGGATGACAACGGCATTCAGCTGCTGGTTGGTGGCCACGTTTCGTGCCTGCATGATGCTTCGAAGAATATTGTTGACGTCTTTGACGTCGGCGTTGGAGAGGTAAAAGGTCTGGATTAGCAGGTCTTCGTAGTCCTTCCGCATCTGGGGTGTGTCGGGAGCAATAATGATGGTGGAAGAATCCAGAACCTTGTAGAAATGGCCCGCGGAACGCATCGTGATTTCCAGGGCCTTCTGCGGATCGACGTCTTTAAGCTCCAGCGTGATCTTCTTTTCCTTGATCTGAGGGTCGTAAATGATATTAAAGCCAAAAGCCTTCGCAAAAGCCTGGTAAATATCCTGAACTTCGGTCGGTTTCGAGAAGGAGAAGGTCATGGGTGCTGTGCTCTTTGGATTGAGTCGGGGAGGCTGGCCCCGATCTTCCATCGCCTTTTCCTTCAGGGCCTCGAGCTCGGAGAGGGAGGCGTTCTGTTTCTCGTAGGCTCTTAAGGCCTTTTCCAGTTCCACCTGGGCGTACTGGTTGGTGGGGTCAAACTGAACCGCCATTTGAAATTCCAGGATGGCAGCCTGATACTGTTCCGCCAGGACAAGCTTTTTCGCGCGTTCAAAGTGAGCCTGGCTGGCACGCAACCGAACCCGTTCCAGGTGCACCTTATAGCGGGCATTGGATGGGTCCTTGGCCAGAGCCTCCAGGTACTTGGCTACGGCACGATCGTAATTCTCCCTGTCCTCCGCCTTCTGGCCTTCGCGGAAGGCCTGGTGCGAACTACAGGCGATCAGTAACGTCAACGTAAGCGTGACGAATAGCAGTCGTTTCATCATGACCCCACTTGCAGAATTTCAGGCTCGTTGTCGGGAAAGCCGACAAATCCGATGGAAACACTTTCGAGCCCGATTTTGTGAAGAATGTATTTATCCAAAAAGGTCTCTCCTTCAAATACGTCCAGAATTTCCCCATCATTGACAAAGACAGCCAGGAGACGGCCTTCCGGACCAAAGTGTCCCAGGTATTTGAAGGTAATCGCCGGAGGTTTTGGTTTTTGTTTTTCCTCCTGGGCCTTTCGCATCTCTTCCATGCGTTGCTGTTGTTCGGCCTGTCTCTGTTTGACCGTCTCGGGATCCGGGGGTGGTGGTGGAGGTGCCGGTGTCGGTTTGGGGGGAGGCGGCTGATAGTAACGGAATATGTTGCGGCCATCTTCGCGGGTCGTAGTCGGCTTTGGCTCAAGAAGGTTGAGATGCAGGGCTGGAATCGCTTCTGCCGTAGCCTGGGCCCGGCGCGCGGCCTCCCTTGACTGCTTTACTGAACCCGCAGAGGGACGAAATTGTTTATAGATCACAAAGATCAGCAGGCACACCAACCCGACAGCCAGAATGTTCTTGATTGGAGTCCTGTTCATGATCGTGGCCTCCTCCGTGCGGGAGGACGCTGGGTTTCCTCTTCCGGGAGGTCTTCATGGAAATAGGTCACGAGGCCGAGGGTGAGCTTGACGTTCTGGCCCAGCTCTCCGGCCTCGCGCAGTGAAATATTGGATACGGTGATAAATTGCTCGGAGAGTTCCAGAAAGTGAAGGAGTTTCCTCACGTTCGCATAGGTTCCCTCCAGAGGGAAGGAGATTTCAAAGGCGGTGACGGGAAGAAATCTCTCCGGCTTGTCTTCCCCGAACCCCCAGGCGTGAGGGATCAGGCCGGCCTGGCGGGTCAGGTCGTCCAGGTGGGCGAGGAGCAGGGTCAGTCGGTGCTCCTTGGTGTTAATCCGCTCGTAGAATTGCGCCAGGCTTTCCTGGGCTCTCTTTTGAGATGCCAGGGTGGCATTCAGTTGCTGGTTTTCATGTTTTTTAACCTCGAGTGTTCCTTCGAGCTGAGCCCTCCTGTTCCATTCGGCACGAATCTTTCCAAAAAAGACATAGTGGTATCCGACGAATAAAACCAGGTTCAGCAGAAGGAGAAGGGCTGTTGGAAGCCAGTAGACCCTGTGTTCCCGGAGTATCGTGAGAATCGTCATACGGGTCCGGGTTTATACGTGACGCGAAGACCGAACTTCCGGCCTTCGG from Thermoanaerobaculia bacterium includes:
- a CDS encoding secretin N-terminal domain-containing protein translates to MKRLLFVTLTLTLLIACSSHQAFREGQKAEDRENYDRAVAKYLEALAKDPSNARYKVHLERVRLRASQAHFERAKKLVLAEQYQAAILEFQMAVQFDPTNQYAQVELEKALRAYEKQNASLSELEALKEKAMEDRGQPPRLNPKSTAPMTFSFSKPTEVQDIYQAFAKAFGFNIIYDPQIKEKKITLELKDVDPQKALEITMRSAGHFYKVLDSSTIIIAPDTPQMRKDYEDLLIQTFYLSNADVKDVNNILRSIMQARNVATNQQLNAVVIRDTADKVAIAKRIIDANDKAKAEVVIDVEILQVDTNKFREIGTQLSNYSFNLGYDTGEESNTISIGDIGQIRHDNWNITIPSITLNLVKNASEAELLAKPQLRISEGEKAQLHIGDRIPIATAQFQGYNQGTTTGGYYPYTSYQYTDVGIKIDLEPRVHHNREVTLKLKVEVSSAAPSSGGDSSYLPPTISTRTITSVIRLRDGETNLLAGLIRNDTSSAKSGFPWLQDIPLLGSLFSSTQNSYKRTDLILTMTPHIVRMPDITEEDLIPVWVGTENNMSIRGGSIRLESGQEGPFDGENIEEEKPEEPEQSQSDSPDRGKGLGRRPFDRGAVTNQGNQEGRPMRLQGDEPPVPTFLLAREQEQVEDAVTFVLQGRYPAEQRLASILLDINGPLRYESVEGIGAAEAVINTISDEQIRLDVLLPQPPPNDGNLVKIHFTTTGEGPKTLRIEKGGSRDAKDMLWPISASGITVP